The following coding sequences lie in one Candidatus Nitrospira allomarina genomic window:
- the rplL gene encoding 50S ribosomal protein L7/L12: MSKEDFIKVIEGMSVLELSDLVKGLEDRFGVTAAAPVGVMAAAVGAAAPAAEEQTEFTVVLGSAPADKKIQVIKVVREITGLGLKEAKDLVEAAPKAVKEGVSKEESETIKKKLQEVGATVEVK, encoded by the coding sequence ATGTCAAAGGAAGATTTCATTAAAGTTATAGAGGGCATGAGTGTCCTGGAATTGTCGGATCTTGTGAAGGGTCTTGAGGATCGGTTCGGTGTGACAGCTGCTGCGCCTGTTGGTGTTATGGCTGCTGCAGTGGGCGCTGCGGCTCCTGCTGCTGAAGAACAAACCGAGTTTACGGTAGTATTGGGAAGTGCCCCAGCGGATAAAAAGATTCAAGTCATCAAGGTGGTGCGAGAGATTACTGGGTTGGGTTTGAAAGAAGCCAAGGATCTCGTTGAGGCGGCCCCGAAGGCGGTTAAGGAGGGCGTGTCCAAGGAAGAATCGGAAACTATTAAGAAAAAACTTCAAGAGGTTGGAGCAACCGTAGAGGTGAAATAG
- the rplK gene encoding 50S ribosomal protein L11: MAKEVTSQIKLQIPAGKANPAPPVGPSLGQHGVNIMEFCKQFNARTQKQEGSIIPVVISVYKDRSFSFVTKTPPASDLLKKAAGIIKGSGIPHKNKVGTITMAQLEDIAKLKVEDLNASDIPAAMNVIAGTARSMGITVEG; the protein is encoded by the coding sequence ATGGCCAAAGAAGTAACTAGTCAAATTAAATTGCAGATTCCGGCTGGAAAAGCCAATCCTGCTCCTCCTGTTGGGCCTTCCTTGGGGCAACATGGAGTGAACATTATGGAATTTTGTAAACAGTTTAATGCTAGGACTCAGAAGCAAGAGGGTAGCATTATCCCAGTGGTCATTTCGGTTTATAAGGATAGAAGCTTCAGCTTCGTGACCAAGACTCCTCCGGCATCAGATTTACTGAAGAAGGCTGCAGGTATCATAAAGGGTTCAGGGATTCCCCATAAAAATAAAGTTGGAACAATCACCATGGCACAGCTAGAGGACATTGCTAAGTTAAAGGTAGAAGATTTGAATGCCAGTGATATCCCAGCTGCGATGAACGTGATTGCAGGAACCGCGAGAAGTATGGGCATTACGGTTGAAGGGTAA
- the secE gene encoding preprotein translocase subunit SecE codes for MFKKLWFSITEFLSDVRGELKKISYPTKSETIGSTTVVLLFCVIMSLYLSVVDSFLVWLISRII; via the coding sequence GTGTTTAAGAAGCTATGGTTTTCCATTACCGAATTTCTGTCTGACGTGCGTGGGGAGCTTAAAAAAATTTCTTATCCTACAAAGTCTGAGACGATCGGGTCGACCACGGTGGTTCTCTTGTTTTGCGTGATCATGTCCTTGTACCTCTCTGTGGTGGATTCATTTCTTGTTTGGTTAATTAGTAGGATTATTTAG
- the rplA gene encoding 50S ribosomal protein L1, with protein sequence MGKKFESALAKVTKALYSLEEASDLVKQAAFAKFDETVELSLCLGVDPKRADQMVRGTTVLPHGTGKKVRILVIAKGEKEQEAREAGADFVGSDDLLQKIQDGWLDFDSMIATPDMMGAVGRMGKVLGPRGLMPNPKTGTVTFEVGKAIQEIRRGRVEYKVDKAGNIHVPVGKVSFQGQQIRENAQSVFDSIMKAKPSSSKGKYVKSATLSSTMGPGIHLDGAAIAKQVS encoded by the coding sequence GTGGGAAAGAAATTTGAATCGGCTTTAGCGAAGGTAACAAAGGCCCTATATTCATTGGAGGAGGCCAGTGACCTGGTAAAACAGGCTGCTTTTGCCAAATTCGATGAAACGGTAGAGCTGTCACTTTGCCTTGGGGTAGATCCCAAGCGTGCGGATCAGATGGTTCGCGGGACTACGGTCCTTCCTCACGGAACGGGGAAAAAGGTCAGGATTTTAGTGATTGCAAAAGGAGAGAAGGAGCAGGAGGCCAGGGAAGCTGGGGCCGATTTTGTGGGGAGCGATGACCTTTTGCAGAAAATCCAGGATGGATGGCTGGACTTTGACTCCATGATTGCGACCCCGGACATGATGGGTGCTGTCGGAAGAATGGGGAAGGTATTGGGGCCACGAGGGCTAATGCCGAATCCTAAAACTGGAACGGTGACCTTTGAGGTCGGGAAAGCCATTCAGGAAATCAGGAGGGGGAGAGTTGAGTATAAGGTTGATAAGGCAGGTAACATTCATGTCCCTGTTGGAAAGGTGTCTTTTCAGGGACAACAAATTAGAGAAAATGCCCAGTCGGTTTTTGATTCCATCATGAAGGCTAAGCCCTCTTCCAGTAAAGGAAAGTATGTGAAAAGTGCGACATTGTCCAGCACGATGGGACCAGGTATCCATCTGGACGGAGCCGCGATTGCAAAGCAGGTCAGTTGA
- the tuf gene encoding elongation factor Tu, with translation MAKAKFERKKPHVNVGTIGHVDHGKTTLTSALTKVMGDTGKAKFVPYDEVAKASESQGRRDPTKILTIAISHVEYETDNRHYAHVDCPGHADYVKNMITGAAQMDGAILVVSAADGPMPQTREHILLARQVGVPFIVVFLNKADKVEDKELLELVELEVRELLTKYGFPGDDVPVVIGSAIKAIEGDQSEVGVPSIMRLLEAIDSYIPTPQRAIEKPFLMPIEDVFTISGRGTVVTGRVERGVVKVGDEIEIVGLKPTQTTIVTGVEMFRKVLDEGQAGDNIGALLRGTKKEDVERGMVLAKPKSITPHTKFKAEVYILTKEEGGRHTPFFNGYRPQFYFRTTDVTGVVQLNPGVEMVMPGDNVSFEGELISPIAMEQGVRFAVREGGRTVGAGVVTEIVA, from the coding sequence ATGGCGAAGGCGAAATTTGAGCGGAAGAAGCCGCATGTCAATGTGGGGACGATCGGGCACGTTGACCATGGGAAGACGACCCTGACGTCGGCCTTGACGAAAGTGATGGGCGATACGGGCAAGGCCAAGTTTGTCCCGTATGATGAAGTGGCCAAGGCGAGTGAGAGTCAGGGGCGGCGGGATCCGACCAAAATTCTGACCATTGCCATCTCCCATGTGGAATATGAGACGGACAATCGGCATTATGCGCACGTCGACTGCCCGGGGCATGCGGATTATGTGAAGAACATGATTACCGGGGCGGCGCAAATGGATGGCGCGATTTTGGTGGTCAGTGCGGCCGATGGGCCGATGCCGCAAACGCGGGAACATATTTTGTTAGCGCGGCAGGTGGGGGTCCCGTTTATCGTGGTCTTTTTGAATAAAGCGGATAAAGTGGAAGACAAGGAATTGCTGGAGTTGGTGGAATTGGAAGTGCGGGAGTTGCTCACAAAGTATGGCTTTCCGGGCGATGATGTGCCGGTGGTCATCGGGTCCGCGATCAAGGCGATTGAAGGGGATCAGAGTGAGGTGGGGGTGCCGTCGATTATGCGCTTATTGGAGGCGATCGATAGTTACATCCCGACTCCGCAGCGAGCCATTGAGAAGCCGTTTCTGATGCCGATTGAAGATGTCTTTACCATCAGCGGGCGGGGGACGGTGGTGACGGGCCGGGTGGAGCGCGGCGTGGTGAAGGTGGGGGATGAAATTGAGATTGTGGGGCTGAAGCCGACGCAGACGACGATTGTCACGGGCGTGGAAATGTTCCGGAAGGTGTTGGATGAGGGGCAGGCGGGTGACAATATTGGGGCGCTGTTGCGGGGCACGAAGAAAGAGGATGTGGAGCGCGGCATGGTGTTGGCCAAGCCGAAGAGTATTACGCCGCATACGAAATTCAAGGCGGAAGTGTATATTTTGACGAAGGAAGAGGGCGGACGGCATACGCCGTTTTTTAATGGCTATCGTCCGCAGTTTTACTTCCGGACGACAGATGTCACGGGAGTGGTGCAATTAAACCCGGGAGTCGAGATGGTGATGCCGGGGGATAATGTGTCGTTTGAGGGAGAACTGATCTCCCCGATTGCGATGGAGCAAGGGGTGCGATTTGCAGTGCGAGAAGGGGGCCGAACGGTCGGAGCCGGGGTGGTCACGGAAATCGTCGCGTAA
- the nusG gene encoding transcription termination/antitermination protein NusG yields MSSHWYVIHTYAGYEGRVRAGIVERANQLGMADSVAQVLVPTEDVVEFKEGKRRASKRKFFPGYVLLEANGPLGDEVVAMIKETPKVTGFIGGGTRPIPLDPEEVATLLKQLESGVTAPRELANFSKGDNVRIVDGPFLGFNGLVDEVDQDHGRVKALVSIFGRSTPVELAFSQVERV; encoded by the coding sequence ATGTCGAGTCATTGGTATGTCATTCACACCTATGCGGGATATGAGGGGCGGGTTCGGGCCGGAATTGTCGAGCGGGCGAATCAATTGGGTATGGCGGATTCTGTGGCGCAAGTCCTTGTTCCTACTGAGGATGTAGTGGAATTTAAAGAAGGAAAACGCCGGGCCTCTAAACGAAAATTCTTTCCGGGGTATGTTCTGCTTGAAGCGAATGGCCCGCTTGGAGATGAAGTCGTTGCTATGATCAAGGAGACCCCAAAGGTGACTGGTTTTATTGGAGGTGGAACCAGGCCCATCCCGCTGGATCCCGAGGAGGTGGCCACGCTATTGAAGCAGTTGGAATCCGGCGTAACGGCTCCAAGGGAGTTGGCCAATTTTTCAAAAGGGGACAATGTCCGAATTGTGGATGGCCCATTTTTGGGCTTCAATGGGTTGGTGGATGAAGTGGATCAGGATCATGGCCGGGTCAAGGCGCTAGTCAGTATTTTTGGTCGTTCAACCCCTGTGGAATTGGCGTTTTCTCAGGTTGAGCGTGTTTAA
- a CDS encoding DUF192 domain-containing protein has product MDSHMKYPRLTLACQQRSQVNFHFWTWMVILPFCLSMGLSIGFLVNAFGEINDRQDNRLASITTPKGAIIFAEVADTSNKRAQGLMNRTAMEEDHGMLFIFPELGYWTFWMKNTKIPLDILWLDKKGTIIHIEANVPICTRTDDHCPRHYSYKQSWQVLELNAGIAEKLQLLPGSRLTISLPPQNHTPS; this is encoded by the coding sequence ATGGATTCCCACATGAAGTACCCTCGCCTGACCTTAGCATGCCAGCAGAGAAGCCAGGTGAACTTTCATTTCTGGACCTGGATGGTCATCCTGCCCTTTTGCTTAAGCATGGGCTTAAGCATTGGATTTCTCGTGAACGCTTTTGGCGAAATAAATGACCGACAGGATAACAGGCTTGCAAGCATCACAACGCCTAAGGGAGCAATAATTTTCGCAGAAGTGGCAGATACCTCAAATAAAAGAGCTCAAGGCCTGATGAACCGGACGGCCATGGAGGAGGATCATGGTATGCTCTTTATTTTTCCAGAATTGGGGTATTGGACTTTTTGGATGAAGAATACCAAGATCCCCCTTGATATATTATGGTTGGACAAAAAGGGTACCATTATCCACATTGAAGCAAACGTCCCTATTTGCACGAGAACAGATGATCATTGCCCACGGCATTATTCATATAAACAATCATGGCAAGTCCTTGAGCTGAATGCCGGAATCGCAGAAAAGCTCCAACTCCTACCTGGAAGCCGATTAACCATCTCATTGCCTCCCCAGAACCATACCCCCTCTTAG
- the rpmG gene encoding 50S ribosomal protein L33, with the protein MRVIISLACGDCKRRNYSTMKNKKNDPDRLEVNKYCRFCRKHSPHKEVK; encoded by the coding sequence ATGAGAGTCATTATTTCTCTAGCGTGCGGAGATTGCAAGCGCCGAAATTATTCGACAATGAAAAACAAGAAAAACGATCCAGATCGGCTGGAAGTAAATAAATATTGCCGATTTTGTCGAAAGCATAGCCCTCACAAAGAGGTGAAGTGA
- the rpoB gene encoding DNA-directed RNA polymerase subunit beta: MGQPAFEGSVQRHSFSKIRSHIEIPDLVEVQRRSYEEFLQAETLPDRREDKGLHAAFKSVFPIMDYNNSAILEFSSYSLGTPKYDTRECIEQGMTFAAPLKLRVRLVVFDQQDKSVKNRVLDVREQEVYVGELPLMTERGTFMVNGTERVAVSQLHRSPGPSFGHDKGRTHSSGKVLFSGRIIPYRGSWLDFEYDAKDILYVRIDRRRKMPATILLKGFGFSTDDLLKMYYPVEEVRVVNGGLLRKLDPDIHAGLRSPADLFEKGSNEPLVKEGTKLNKTLMGRIRAAGIKEIPIKQEDLIGRAVLTELLDPGTQEVILEKNQRLTPPVMERILESGVEGFKIIYLDSPTTSPVILDTLEAERTNSKEEAWVEIYKRLRPGEMPSIESAKLLFENLFLNPKRYDLSPVGRLKMNKRFNLDLSLEQRTLSAQDIVEVVRCLVDLKAGKGAVDDIDHLGNRRVRSVGELLENQIRIGLARMERSIKERMNLLDMETVLPHDLINAKPIVGAIKEFFAGSQLSQFMDQTNPLAEITHKRRLSALGPGGLTRERAGFEVRDVHPSHYSRICPIETPEGPNIGLITSLATYARINEFGFIEAPFRKVRKGRVTDDVEFLSPLDGDQVVIAQANSAMNKEGMLTSETITAREAGEFVTTTPDKVDYLDVSPKQVVSVATALIPFLEHDDANRALMGSNMQRQAVPTIKSESPLVGTGMEAVVARDSGYLAIAQRDGIVESVDARRIVVRTGLKEKDDKKKGSRILDTYDLIKFQRTNQNTCITQTPIVRIGQPVKQGQVLADGPAMDRGELALGKNVLVAFMPWGGYNYEDAILLSEKMVKEDVFTSIHIEEFEVEARDTKLGKEEITRDIPNLGEEALRNLDESGIVRIGAEVKPGDILVGKVTPKGETQLTPEEKLLRAIFGEKAGDVKDTSLQVPPGIEGIVVDVKIFSRKGVDKDERSRTIETDDRVKVERDYQEELRIIEEERNRKIRKLLLGQFVGRDLMDPDSGEVILKKKGRITAEVLRKLSDDDARRVILADAEEQKKLDEIEREAKDQIEILQTQYDEKVGRLRRGDELPPGVIKLVKVYLAIKRKIAVGDKMAGRHGNKGVVSRIMAEEDMPYLPDGTPVQIVLNPLGVPSRMNVGQILETHLGWAAKALGIQVETPVFDGASEKEIKELLKKANLPESGQSVVYDGRTGEPFKSPVTVGYMYMLKLHHLVDDKIHARSIGPYSLVTQQPLGGKAQFGGQRLGEMEVWALQAYGAASTLQEFLTVKSDDVPGRSRMYEAIVKGENFLEPGLPESFNVLVKELQSLGLDVELIKSAD, from the coding sequence ATGGGACAACCAGCCTTTGAGGGCAGTGTTCAGCGACATAGCTTTTCAAAAATTCGCTCACATATAGAAATTCCGGATTTAGTTGAGGTGCAACGCCGTTCTTATGAGGAATTTTTGCAGGCGGAGACATTGCCGGATCGTCGTGAGGACAAGGGATTGCATGCAGCGTTTAAAAGTGTGTTTCCCATTATGGATTATAACAATTCGGCCATTTTAGAATTTTCCAGCTATTCCCTGGGAACGCCAAAGTATGACACGAGGGAATGTATAGAGCAGGGAATGACCTTTGCTGCACCTTTAAAGCTTCGTGTGCGATTGGTCGTTTTCGATCAACAAGATAAAAGTGTAAAAAACAGGGTCCTTGATGTTAGGGAGCAAGAAGTCTATGTCGGTGAACTGCCATTAATGACCGAGCGGGGCACCTTTATGGTAAATGGCACGGAGCGGGTGGCAGTCAGTCAGTTGCATCGATCTCCTGGGCCTTCATTTGGCCATGACAAGGGCCGGACTCATTCTAGCGGGAAAGTCTTATTTTCAGGTCGGATTATCCCTTACCGAGGGTCATGGCTCGACTTTGAATATGATGCCAAAGATATTTTGTATGTACGAATTGATCGCCGTAGGAAAATGCCCGCCACAATTTTATTAAAAGGGTTTGGTTTTAGCACTGATGACCTTCTCAAGATGTATTATCCTGTTGAGGAAGTGCGCGTCGTGAATGGGGGATTGCTCCGCAAGCTTGATCCCGATATTCATGCAGGATTGCGATCTCCGGCAGACCTTTTTGAGAAGGGATCTAATGAGCCCTTGGTAAAAGAAGGTACCAAGCTCAATAAAACCCTCATGGGCCGTATTCGTGCAGCTGGAATTAAAGAAATTCCTATCAAGCAGGAAGATTTGATTGGTCGAGCTGTGTTAACCGAACTTTTAGATCCTGGAACTCAGGAAGTCATTCTCGAAAAAAATCAACGACTCACGCCACCGGTGATGGAGCGAATTCTGGAGAGCGGAGTTGAAGGATTTAAAATTATTTACCTGGATAGCCCTACGACCAGTCCTGTGATTCTTGACACATTGGAAGCCGAGCGGACTAATTCAAAGGAAGAGGCCTGGGTGGAAATTTACAAACGCCTCCGGCCTGGGGAAATGCCATCCATTGAATCAGCAAAATTGTTGTTCGAAAATCTTTTTCTGAATCCCAAGCGGTATGACCTTTCCCCTGTTGGTCGGCTGAAGATGAACAAGCGATTCAACCTTGATTTGTCATTAGAACAGCGGACGTTATCCGCTCAAGATATTGTCGAGGTGGTAAGATGCTTGGTGGATCTTAAGGCCGGAAAAGGTGCGGTTGATGATATTGACCATTTAGGCAATCGTCGTGTCCGATCAGTTGGTGAGTTATTGGAAAATCAAATCCGTATTGGTCTGGCTAGAATGGAGCGAAGCATTAAGGAGCGGATGAATCTGCTCGATATGGAAACCGTGTTGCCTCATGACCTGATCAATGCCAAGCCTATCGTTGGTGCCATCAAGGAGTTTTTCGCTGGAAGTCAACTCTCGCAGTTTATGGATCAAACTAACCCGTTGGCAGAGATCACCCATAAACGTAGGCTGTCTGCCTTAGGGCCAGGTGGTTTGACCAGGGAGCGTGCAGGTTTTGAGGTCCGGGACGTTCATCCCTCTCATTATAGTCGTATATGTCCTATTGAAACGCCGGAAGGACCGAATATTGGGTTGATTACGTCGTTAGCTACCTATGCTCGGATCAATGAGTTTGGGTTTATAGAGGCTCCTTTTCGGAAAGTAAGAAAAGGGCGTGTCACAGACGACGTTGAATTCCTTTCGCCATTGGATGGAGATCAGGTTGTTATCGCTCAGGCTAATTCAGCCATGAATAAGGAGGGGATGCTCACCTCGGAAACGATAACGGCCAGAGAAGCAGGGGAATTTGTGACGACTACTCCCGATAAGGTGGACTATCTGGATGTTTCTCCTAAACAGGTGGTTAGCGTGGCAACTGCGTTAATTCCATTTCTGGAGCATGATGACGCAAATCGGGCCCTTATGGGTTCGAATATGCAACGCCAAGCAGTGCCAACAATTAAGAGTGAGTCACCTTTGGTCGGGACGGGAATGGAAGCTGTTGTAGCGAGAGACTCTGGATATTTGGCTATCGCTCAACGAGATGGAATTGTTGAATCGGTCGATGCGAGGAGAATTGTCGTCAGAACCGGACTTAAGGAAAAAGATGATAAGAAAAAAGGTTCTCGAATCCTGGACACTTATGATTTGATCAAATTTCAGCGAACGAATCAAAATACGTGTATTACCCAAACTCCTATTGTTCGAATTGGACAACCGGTTAAGCAAGGGCAAGTGCTAGCGGATGGTCCCGCTATGGATCGCGGAGAATTGGCGTTGGGGAAAAATGTGCTCGTCGCCTTTATGCCGTGGGGTGGATACAACTATGAAGATGCCATTCTTTTAAGTGAGAAAATGGTTAAGGAAGATGTGTTTACTTCTATCCATATCGAAGAGTTTGAAGTGGAGGCGCGTGATACAAAGTTAGGAAAAGAAGAAATCACTCGCGATATTCCCAACCTTGGGGAAGAGGCTCTTCGAAATTTGGATGAAAGTGGGATCGTACGAATCGGGGCGGAAGTCAAGCCCGGCGATATTCTTGTGGGAAAAGTTACGCCTAAGGGAGAGACCCAGCTGACGCCAGAGGAAAAATTATTGCGTGCGATTTTTGGGGAAAAGGCTGGAGATGTGAAGGATACCTCGCTTCAAGTTCCTCCAGGCATTGAAGGTATTGTCGTGGACGTCAAAATTTTCTCCAGAAAAGGCGTAGATAAAGATGAACGGTCTCGGACAATCGAGACGGATGATCGCGTTAAAGTCGAGCGGGACTACCAGGAAGAACTGCGGATTATCGAAGAAGAACGGAATCGTAAGATCCGGAAGCTCTTGCTTGGGCAATTTGTCGGACGGGATTTAATGGACCCTGATAGCGGGGAAGTGATTCTTAAGAAAAAGGGTCGTATTACCGCGGAAGTTCTTCGCAAGTTATCTGATGATGATGCGCGTCGGGTGATTCTGGCTGACGCTGAAGAACAAAAAAAGCTGGATGAAATTGAACGGGAAGCGAAAGACCAAATTGAGATCTTACAGACACAATACGATGAGAAGGTTGGTCGTCTTCGACGTGGAGATGAATTGCCTCCCGGTGTAATTAAGCTGGTCAAGGTGTATTTGGCCATTAAAAGAAAAATTGCGGTGGGCGACAAAATGGCCGGCCGTCATGGAAACAAGGGTGTCGTTTCTCGAATCATGGCTGAAGAGGATATGCCATATCTCCCAGATGGGACGCCCGTTCAGATTGTCCTGAACCCGTTGGGAGTTCCCTCTCGAATGAATGTGGGGCAAATTCTTGAGACGCATCTGGGCTGGGCGGCAAAAGCGTTGGGAATTCAGGTGGAAACTCCCGTATTCGATGGAGCTTCGGAAAAGGAAATCAAAGAATTATTGAAAAAAGCAAATCTCCCTGAGTCAGGACAATCGGTGGTCTATGACGGACGGACAGGCGAACCATTTAAGAGTCCGGTCACGGTAGGATACATGTATATGCTGAAACTTCACCATTTGGTGGACGATAAGATTCACGCTCGCTCAATCGGACCATATTCTTTGGTAACGCAGCAACCGCTTGGAGGAAAGGCTCAATTTGGCGGTCAACGTTTAGGAGAGATGGAGGTCTGGGCTCTGCAGGCATATGGGGCGGCTTCCACATTGCAGGAATTTCTGACCGTGAAATCAGATGATGTGCCAGGACGGTCTCGAATGTATGAAGCAATCGTAAAAGGTGAGAACTTTCTGGAACCGGGTCTTCCGGAGTCCTTTAATGTCTTAGTGAAGGAATTGCAAAGTTTAGGGTTGGATGTGGAGTTGATCAAATCTGCTGATTAG
- a CDS encoding RelA/SpoT family protein, giving the protein MGVTHLTDIVQLMDQVKAYYPEADTDFIKRAYDYSAKAHEGQTRRTGEPYVQHPLAVAGILTFLKLDVPAIVAGLLHDTLEDTVATRAELEKEFGSDVARLVEGVTKIGQIPFKTDEEKQAENFRKMVLSMADDIRVVFIKLADRLHNMQTLEALSDEKRKKIAQETMEIYAPLANRLGMSWIKQQLEDLCFQYLEPDAWSHLKLRLAKKDEERQEYIQSLIHLAQQALLDAGLPGQIDGRPKHLFSIYQKMERRSVSFDEIFDLTAVRIVTDTKMNCYAILGLLHSIWPPVPGRFKDYIATPRSNLYQSLHTTVVGPQGEYVEFQIRTADMHRINEYGVAAHWLYKEPGKVGERDEQVFSWLRQFVEWHKDLADNRQFMDSVKLDLFHDVVFVFTPTGEVREIPVGATPLDFAYAIHTEIGDHCVGAKINGKLVPLRYQLSSGDMVEILTSPSQVPHRGWLKFVRTSRAKTKIKHWFKVEEQKRALELGRRLLEQEFRRHNLPVAQSLKSDRLSSMAKAKGSETVDELIRQVGFGRLSPDQIVSHFHEGAEQGPSSHTKVVSHTPQQKLPGLLREGSVKFGGTKDVLMQLSKCCKPVPGEPIRGYITRGRGLTIHAIDCPNFQSLEWDHNRLVEVEWDSELDGTHSVEVSVLTLDRTGVLAKVSAGISQCQANITRAEISTREDRKAVLDFVIEVKNTAHLELILQEIQRVDGILSAKRVRGW; this is encoded by the coding sequence ATGGGTGTGACGCATTTGACCGATATTGTACAACTTATGGATCAGGTAAAAGCCTACTACCCCGAGGCTGATACCGACTTCATCAAGCGAGCTTATGACTATTCCGCGAAAGCTCATGAAGGTCAAACCCGACGTACGGGCGAACCCTATGTCCAGCATCCGTTAGCGGTCGCTGGGATTTTAACTTTTTTGAAATTGGACGTTCCCGCGATTGTGGCTGGACTCTTACATGACACTCTTGAAGATACCGTAGCGACGAGAGCCGAGTTAGAAAAGGAATTTGGAAGTGACGTGGCTCGTTTGGTGGAGGGCGTCACAAAAATTGGGCAAATTCCTTTTAAAACTGATGAAGAGAAACAGGCGGAAAATTTCCGCAAGATGGTTCTCTCGATGGCTGATGATATTCGAGTGGTGTTTATCAAGTTAGCGGATCGATTGCATAACATGCAGACTCTTGAAGCGTTGTCGGACGAAAAACGCAAAAAAATTGCACAAGAAACAATGGAAATTTATGCACCGCTAGCCAACCGGCTTGGTATGAGTTGGATTAAGCAGCAGCTAGAGGATTTGTGCTTCCAATATTTGGAACCGGATGCCTGGTCTCATTTAAAGCTACGGTTAGCTAAAAAGGATGAGGAGCGCCAGGAATATATTCAATCCCTTATTCACTTGGCTCAGCAAGCTCTTTTGGACGCAGGGTTACCAGGACAGATCGATGGACGTCCTAAGCATCTCTTTAGCATCTATCAAAAAATGGAGCGCCGGTCGGTATCTTTTGACGAAATCTTTGATTTGACAGCGGTTCGTATTGTGACGGATACCAAAATGAATTGTTACGCCATTTTGGGATTGCTGCATTCCATTTGGCCTCCCGTCCCTGGTCGCTTTAAGGACTATATTGCGACTCCACGTTCGAACTTGTATCAATCGTTACACACGACAGTCGTTGGCCCACAAGGAGAGTATGTGGAATTCCAAATCCGGACGGCGGATATGCATCGAATTAATGAATACGGTGTGGCAGCCCATTGGCTCTATAAGGAGCCTGGAAAAGTTGGCGAACGGGATGAACAGGTTTTCAGCTGGCTCCGGCAGTTTGTGGAATGGCACAAGGATCTTGCCGATAACCGCCAGTTTATGGATTCGGTTAAATTGGATTTATTCCATGATGTTGTGTTTGTGTTTACGCCCACGGGGGAAGTGCGGGAAATCCCTGTTGGGGCCACTCCATTAGACTTTGCCTATGCGATTCATACGGAAATCGGAGATCATTGTGTCGGGGCAAAAATTAATGGGAAATTAGTTCCTCTCCGTTATCAATTAAGCAGTGGGGATATGGTAGAAATTCTGACCTCTCCCTCGCAGGTACCTCATCGAGGTTGGTTGAAATTTGTCCGAACTTCCCGGGCCAAAACGAAAATCAAGCATTGGTTTAAAGTTGAAGAGCAAAAACGTGCACTGGAACTTGGGCGACGGCTGTTGGAACAAGAATTTCGGAGACATAACCTTCCTGTCGCACAATCTTTGAAATCTGATCGCCTTTCATCAATGGCTAAGGCAAAGGGCAGTGAAACGGTGGATGAATTGATTCGGCAGGTTGGATTCGGCCGTCTGTCTCCGGATCAAATTGTCAGTCACTTTCACGAAGGTGCCGAGCAAGGGCCTTCTTCTCACACGAAGGTCGTCTCCCACACCCCTCAGCAAAAGCTCCCGGGACTCCTTCGGGAGGGATCTGTGAAGTTTGGGGGAACTAAAGATGTGTTGATGCAACTCTCCAAGTGTTGTAAGCCTGTCCCTGGTGAGCCGATTCGTGGATATATTACTCGTGGGAGAGGGTTGACCATTCATGCGATCGATTGTCCGAACTTTCAATCATTAGAATGGGATCACAATCGTTTGGTGGAGGTGGAATGGGATTCGGAGCTTGACGGCACGCATTCAGTTGAAGTGTCAGTTTTGACTCTGGATCGAACTGGTGTGTTGGCTAAGGTGTCCGCTGGAATTTCTCAATGTCAAGCTAATATTACCAGGGCGGAGATTTCTACCAGGGAGGATCGAAAGGCCGTATTGGACTTTGTTATCGAAGTAAAAAATACTGCCCACCTTGAACTCATACTGCAGGAAATTCAACGAGTTGACGGCATTCTTTCTGCTAAGCGAGTGCGAGGATGGTAA